One window of the Hoplias malabaricus isolate fHopMal1 chromosome Y, fHopMal1.hap1, whole genome shotgun sequence genome contains the following:
- the LOC136678833 gene encoding polycomb complex protein BMI-1-B-like isoform X1 — translation MKMHRTTRIKITELNPHLMCVLCGGYFIDATTIVECLHSFCKMCIVRYLETSKYCPICDVQVHKTKPLLNIRSDKTLQDIVYKLVPGLFKNEMKRRRDFYAQHPSGDAANGSNEDRGEVADEDKRIIADDEIISLSIEFFDQSRYESGNGEDKETTKETNVKRYLQCPAAMTVMHLRKFLRSKMDIPCTFQVEVMYEDEPLKDYYTLMDIAYIYTWRRNGPLPLKYRVRPGCKKMKLSSPRTTGIAGRKPETESDSGSDKPCSPSANVPAPAPSTSSSSSSPAATVKTSHPTFPHIPTVNGVSAKASSNGQAPFSNKPSKGSLNGSSSLG, via the exons ATGAAGATGCATCGAACGACGAGGATTAAAATCACGGAGTTAAACCCGCATCTGATGTGCGTGTTGTGCGGGGGATACTTCATTGACGCGACCACGATCGTAGAGTGCCTGCATTCGT TTTGTAAAATGTGCATAGTAAGATACCTGGAGACCAGCAAATACTGTCCAATATGTGATGTTCAGGTTCACAAAACAAAGCCTCTGCTGAATATCAG ATCAGATAAAACCCTTCAAGACATTGTGTACAAGCTGGTGCCTGGGCTCTTCAAAA ATGAAATGAAACGGAGAAGGGATTTTTATGCACAGCATCCATCAGGTGACG CTGCTAATGGATCCAATGAGGATAGAGGAGAGGTGGCTGATGAGGATAAGAGAATTATTGCTGATGATGAGATCATCAGTCTTTCCATTGAGTTTTTTGATCAGAGCAG ATATGAAAGTGGTAATGGGGAAGACAAAGAAACGACAAAAGAG acaaatgtaaaacGATATTTACAGTGCCCTGCTGCTATGACAGTGATGCATCTCAGAAAATTTCTCAGAAGTAAAATGGATATTCCATGTACTTTTCAA GTTGAGGTCATGTATGAAGACGAGCCACTGAAAGATTACTACACATTAATGGATATTGCATATATCTACACCTGGAGAAGG AATGGGCCCCTGCCACTGAAGTACAGAGTTCGTCCTGGCTGTAAGAAGATGAAGCTGAGCAGCCCGAGGACCACTGGCATCGCAGGCAGAAAGCCTGAGACTGAGAGTGACTCTGGCAGTGATAAACCCTGCAGCCCATCCGCTAACGTCCCCGCCCCTGCCCCCTCCAcgtcctcctcctcgtccagCCCCGCTGCTACGGTCAAGACCTCGCATCCGACCTTCCCCCACATACCCACAGTCAACGGAGTCTCCGCCAAAGCCAGCTCCAATGGCCAAGCCCCCTTCAGCAACAAACCCAGCAAAGGCTCTCTCAATGGGTCCAGCTCTTTGGGCTGA
- the LOC136678833 gene encoding polycomb complex protein BMI-1-B-like isoform X2, with protein MKMHRTTRIKITELNPHLMCVLCGGYFIDATTIVECLHSFCKMCIVRYLETSKYCPICDVQVHKTKPLLNIRSDKTLQDIVYKLVPGLFKNEMKRRRDFYAQHPSAANGSNEDRGEVADEDKRIIADDEIISLSIEFFDQSRYESGNGEDKETTKETNVKRYLQCPAAMTVMHLRKFLRSKMDIPCTFQVEVMYEDEPLKDYYTLMDIAYIYTWRRNGPLPLKYRVRPGCKKMKLSSPRTTGIAGRKPETESDSGSDKPCSPSANVPAPAPSTSSSSSSPAATVKTSHPTFPHIPTVNGVSAKASSNGQAPFSNKPSKGSLNGSSSLG; from the exons ATGAAGATGCATCGAACGACGAGGATTAAAATCACGGAGTTAAACCCGCATCTGATGTGCGTGTTGTGCGGGGGATACTTCATTGACGCGACCACGATCGTAGAGTGCCTGCATTCGT TTTGTAAAATGTGCATAGTAAGATACCTGGAGACCAGCAAATACTGTCCAATATGTGATGTTCAGGTTCACAAAACAAAGCCTCTGCTGAATATCAG ATCAGATAAAACCCTTCAAGACATTGTGTACAAGCTGGTGCCTGGGCTCTTCAAAA ATGAAATGAAACGGAGAAGGGATTTTTATGCACAGCATCCATCAG CTGCTAATGGATCCAATGAGGATAGAGGAGAGGTGGCTGATGAGGATAAGAGAATTATTGCTGATGATGAGATCATCAGTCTTTCCATTGAGTTTTTTGATCAGAGCAG ATATGAAAGTGGTAATGGGGAAGACAAAGAAACGACAAAAGAG acaaatgtaaaacGATATTTACAGTGCCCTGCTGCTATGACAGTGATGCATCTCAGAAAATTTCTCAGAAGTAAAATGGATATTCCATGTACTTTTCAA GTTGAGGTCATGTATGAAGACGAGCCACTGAAAGATTACTACACATTAATGGATATTGCATATATCTACACCTGGAGAAGG AATGGGCCCCTGCCACTGAAGTACAGAGTTCGTCCTGGCTGTAAGAAGATGAAGCTGAGCAGCCCGAGGACCACTGGCATCGCAGGCAGAAAGCCTGAGACTGAGAGTGACTCTGGCAGTGATAAACCCTGCAGCCCATCCGCTAACGTCCCCGCCCCTGCCCCCTCCAcgtcctcctcctcgtccagCCCCGCTGCTACGGTCAAGACCTCGCATCCGACCTTCCCCCACATACCCACAGTCAACGGAGTCTCCGCCAAAGCCAGCTCCAATGGCCAAGCCCCCTTCAGCAACAAACCCAGCAAAGGCTCTCTCAATGGGTCCAGCTCTTTGGGCTGA